The genomic window ATGTGCTCTGAAATACGCCTCTGTCCAATATCAATCCGCTAACTCTCTGCTTTCTTAGAGCTCGCAATCATGGGTATCTCTCGCGACTCCCGCCACAAGCGCTCCGCCTCCGGTGCCAAGCGTGCCTTCTACCGTGCGTACAGACAATAATACCCCCCTGAGCAACatatatattcttttctGCCTCTACAATCGAAAGCCCGTATGCTATTGCTCGTCAATAAAAAGCATACGTTCTGACCTATTTCAACAGGGAAGAAGCGCGCTTTCGAAGCTGGCCGCCAGGGTGCCAACACCCGTATCGGCGCCAAGCGCATCCACACCGTCCGCACCCGCGGCGGCAACCACAAGTACCGTGCTCTGCGTCTCGACTCGGGCAACTTCGCCTGGGCCTCCGAGGGATGCACCCGCAAGACGCGTGTCATCGTGGTCGCGTACCACCCTTCCAACAACGAGCTCGTCCGCACCAACACCCTGACCCGCAGCGCCGTCGTCCAGGTCGACGCCGCCCCCTTCCGGCAG from Metarhizium brunneum chromosome 2, complete sequence includes these protein-coding regions:
- the RPS8B gene encoding 40S ribosomal protein eS8; this encodes MGISRDSRHKRSASGAKRAFYRKKRAFEAGRQGANTRIGAKRIHTVRTRGGNHKYRALRLDSGNFAWASEGCTRKTRVIVVAYHPSNNELVRTNTLTRSAVVQVDAAPFRQWYEAHYGQSLGRRRQKAQAAKEGKVEEETKKSKAVEKKQAERFAATGKVDAVLEKQFEAGRLYAIISSRPGQSGRCDGYILEGEELAFYQRKLHK